The following proteins are encoded in a genomic region of Necator americanus strain Aroian chromosome II, whole genome shotgun sequence:
- a CDS encoding hypothetical protein (NECATOR_CHRII.G8197.T1), whose product MNDLLWVLYWYYMNWAAENNFLVIDRSDVDAALPTMPMQSTDTDKIIEILLILLLPPLAIWYHDRACSCAVCLNIVLLFIFVLPAIVHAVWYCYIKDAN is encoded by the exons atgaatgatCTGCTGTGGGTACTGTACTGGTATTACATGAATTGGGCTGCTGAGAACAACTTTTTAGTCATTGACCGCTCTGATGTGGATGCGGCACTT ccaacAATGCCAATGCAATCCACCGATACcgataaaataattgaaatcttATTGATACTGCTATTGCCG CCTCTGGCAATTTGGTATCACGACCGTGCATGTTCATGTGCAGTTTGCCTCAACATCgttcttctcttcattttcgttTTACCTGCAATAGTACACGCTGTATGGTACTGCTATATAAAGGATGCGAACTGA